In the Telopea speciosissima isolate NSW1024214 ecotype Mountain lineage chromosome 6, Tspe_v1, whole genome shotgun sequence genome, TAAGAAAATTAAGATGGAGACATGTTGATggttgaaacttaaaaaaaaaaaattcattaggTACAATTTTCCTTACATAGTTAGGCCATCCAAGGCCGACATCACTCCGGTaacattaaaaagaaataaagagaaaatgcATTGATCTTTCTCCGATCCTTCACGACCTTACCATCCTAAACTAACACTAAATGAAACGATGGGCATAACAAAATAGGAACCCAACATAGATCCTAGGGCTGATCTTgttcctttccttttcccttgtcTTGTGCTTGAGTTGGCCCTGCCCTTCCAACTCTAGCTGCAGCCCGGTCCATCATCAGATGGGACATGATGTCACTCAACCTCTTATCACTGTCATCAAACCCTGCATTCACATGAGCCACTACATCAATGTATTGGGCCTCTAATTTCTTCTCTAAGGCAGAAAGCCTTTGCTCTAACATCTGCTCCATGGAAGAGAACCTCTATACCATGTACCCCAACCTGGTATACTCGACATATCTCGCACCCCCTTTGGTGGAGGTGGATCCTCACGAACCTGGGAACTAGATGCTCTAGCATCTCGGCCTATAGTGGCGGCACCATGGCCTATAGAGGCAGCACCTCTCCGTCTACGGCCCCGTGCTGATGCACATGTAGAGGCTCGGGTAACTCTGACCTCCCTAGCAGCTGGAGGATCCACtgcaccatcaccaccatctccatcaaAACCATCAGAACTATCACTGCCATCACCATCCCCTGCTGACCTCTCCGGTGATAACTCTACACTCCCCTCTCTCCCAGTCATCTTCATCTTCGTCAGTGTAGTTATGTTGACTGGAGTCACCGCTTTGCCTAGCCAATTGCATTCAAAAGAACATTGAACCGGCATAGAATCTTGGTGATCAACTTGGCATAGGGCAAGTTTCCATCCAAAGGATACTCACTATGGTGCCTCATGGTCCAAATAATGACATTCGGAAGACACAATGGTCGCCCTGTGTAGAGGCAGTAGGCATAGTAGCTCTGCATATTTGAGACTTGTCAAGAGatagaaaacaaaagatagAAATTTTAATGATTCAAACCATGgggtaataaaaataaaaatagattaAATGCTTACCTAGTGCTTGTGACCGCCTGAGGGGAGGTAAACTAGTTGCGCTAGATGCACAAGGATGCAGAGTGATGGATAGTAATCCTTGATGAGGAGTCAGGAGGTTATCTCCTTAGGAAGTAGGACCTTGATCATGTCTATGTACTCCTTGTCAGTAAGAAAGGCCGAGTAATCACACCCTGGAGGCCCATACTTGCGTGAACCCACCATGGATACCCCCAACAACTCCCTCAACTCGGCGGTGGTGCTATTGATGTCCACCCCATTGACTCTGGTAGTGAGTCAATGTCCTACTGCGCAAATGTCGTCCAACTCAAGGTTAGCataaaaataccaaactaaCAAAGGATAGTAGCAATACAGCAACCATAAAACAGATTGCCCAACTCTATCCAAAGTTGTGAACAACAAACGGTATAAAGTGGGCAGTCGCACTAAAGAATAATTATTACAAGCACATAATATtagtaaatcaattaattaatttaatcaaattaaatcggGTGTGATGGACACACATCAATATGTAACATAACCAACACCTGAATCGGAGCGGAACCAAGATTCTAAGGAAGGAGATCAAAGGGAAGAGGAGGAAACACAAGCGGTAGGTGAGCCTGTAATTCAGCCATTCTCGAAAGAAAAGGAGATCTAGTTCGATAGAGGAGACATGGATGATCAATCCAGTAGGCACAACCAGCTTTTTACGAAGGATGATTCTTATGTTGGACTTcgaactaggttttttttttggaattctacGAAGGAGAATCTTCATCGTTCAAGTTCTCATCTTAACAGGTGCTTTTCCACTTTCTTGGCTTGGTTAAAAGAGGATAAGGGAATCAATGCTTTGAGAGTAATCATCTCCCTCCTACAATTTCTAAGCCTAGTAAAAAGGCTAGGCATTCGGTGCTCAAGAAAGCTTGGTGCAAAGGATGTTTACTAGGTCTATGGGCCCCATCCGTTCCACTACTCGATAGTTTTGATGATTGTTCTTTTTTAGAATATTCGTGGATTGGGAAATAAGCCTTCTATTAGGCGCATGGAATCTATTTTTAAATCCTCTCAAGTGGATATGTAGTAGTAGCAGAGCCAAAAATCCAATTCACGAATGTGGTGCGCATCATGAAGAAAATTGGGATGGATGCTGTTTGCTTTAATGTTGAATCCAAGGGAGATAGAATTTGGATGTTCTGGAGAAGAGAGATCAAAGTTATTTTGGTCCAAGAACACGTGCAGGTTATTTCTTTGGAGTGCCTCACTGACTCTTCAACAAAAATTGTTCTTACCTTTGTTCATACGTTGTGCACGGCCGGTGAGCGTAGGGACCTTTGGGTTAAGCTGCGGGAGGAAGCCAGTTCTATTTCATTGCCTTAGGCTATAAGGGGAGATTTTAGTGCCATTTTGGATCCAGAAGAGAAGGCAAGAGGGAGACCGGCCTGCTCAAATTCTTTGGAGGACTTTGGTAAGTTTGTGAATGATGTCGCTTTGATATATGGATGTTTTGAAGGAAATTCATTTACTTGGTCTAACAACCAAGAGGGAGGTTGTAAAATCTTAGCCCATTTGGatcgatttttatttaatggactATGGACAAACACCTTTGATTTGAGCAAGGTCATGCACCTAGGTAGAGTTTTCTCTGATCATGCTTCAATTCATACGGAATGCTCGCTACATGCTACTCCAAGATTTTCTACGTttaaatttcaacaaatgtgCCTCCTTCATCCTATTTTTATGGAGTTTATCAGACAGTGTTGGACTACACCAGTTTTTGGGCCTCCCCTTTATATTCTTTCCCTAAAATTGAAGTTGCTTCGTTCCGATCTTCGCTCTTGGAATAAATCAGTATTTGGTAATATTCACCAAAATGCCAGGAATGCAGAAGATGGGGTGAGTAGTGAGGAAACTGAATTTGATCAAAATCCTAACGAAGTGACTCGTGAGGTGCTGGCAGAGGCGAGAAATGCTCTTAAGGAtattcttttgcaagaagaaatTTTCTGGAAGCAAAAATCCAGAATTCGATGgctcaaagagagggaaagaaataCTAAATTTTTTCATGCCATGGTGAATGTTCGtcggacaaaaaaaaaaggcgtggaaaaaataaaagatggcaAAGGTAGTTGGATTTCAGGGGAAGTAGGAGTGTCAACGGAGGCTATTAGATATTTCTCTGAAATATTCTCTTTGCAAAGCATCCAGACAGATGAAGACTTGTTACATATGATCCCTCGTTTGGTTACAGATGTAGAAAATTCTTTTCCGATGATTTCTCCGTCTTTGGAGGACGTCAAGAAGGCGGTCTTTGAATTGTCCAGGGATAGTGCTCCTAGTTCTGAAGGTTTCTCAGGATATTCTCCACCGATTGTTGGGAAATTATTGGCAATGATGTGTGGGAAGCAGTCAAGGATTATTTTGCTGGTGGTTTCTTGCCTAGGAGTTACACGTCTGTTCACCTGGTGCTCATTCCTAAAAAAGAAACCCTGAGGTAATGTCTGATTTTTGCCCTATTAGCCTAtgtaatttttcttataaaagtATTGCTAAAGTTATATCGGCTAGGTTGGCTTCTATTCTTCCATCCATTATATCGGAGGAGCAAGCAGGTTTTGTTTAAGATCGAAGCATTCATGATAACATTGCCTTAGTTCAAGAGGTTGTGCATGACATAAATAGGAAATCCAGTGGTGGTAAGTGGTTCTAAAATTGAACATGGCTAAGGCGTATAATCGGCTGGAATGGGAGTTTCTGTATTAAGTTTTAGCCAGATTCGGCTTTGCAGAGGGATGGATAAACTTGATcaaaaaacaatggaaaattgTTGGTTCTCGATTGTTTTGAACGGGGGCCCTACTGGATTTTTAAATCAACGAGGGGTGTACGCCAAGGAGATCTGCGCTCTCCCTCCCTCGTTATTTTAgcggaagaaatttttttttttaactcaaatattctctgggacccgggctggccccttaAAATTTATTAATAATTGCAATGAATCAGAAAGTACAAGGGGGCACATtcccaccttaccccaacccaaagagGATGATGCTCAACAAAAACAACTACAACCTAAAACACTCCCCAATACAACTCAAATACCTGAAAGAAACCTATTTCCTTAAGATAGGAAGACCCGCTATATCCTCTCTAACAATCCTCTTACGGTCCAGTGGAAACGCCGAGTCATCACCAAACAGAGTATTTGAGCCTGCCTCACAAGCCATGTTTGCAAGACGGTCAGCTGCTCTGTTCCCCTCCTTAAAGGTAAAAGCAATGATTGGATTCAGGGAATCAATTAGCGACAAAATATCCTGGAACCAATACCAAGCTTTCCAAACATTACACTATCTCTTTAGAATGAATTGTACCATCGATGCCGAGTCTGTGTTCACATGGAAGCCCTATAAACCCATGTCCGCACATAATCTTAGACTATCTCGCAGAGCCCTGACTTCCGCCACAATATTGGTAACAATACCATACTTATAAGCACAAGCCACCAGGGTATGCCCTTCTTGATTCCTAataatgcccccccccccccttccaccTTCACCCATGATTACCCCAGCTAGCTCCATCCACGCTTAGCTTCACCGTCGTGAAGGGAGGGCACCAAAACACAGGCAGAGAAATTTTCTACCTAATCAGTCTATGAGCAATGCCAAAAACTTGAAGGATAAGAGCTTCCCAATATGAAGGGCCTTTGCAAAAAAACCGTTGAAAGAAAACTCTTAAGGAAgccatttttggttttgggtgaaaaatggtggatttgagttcaaatctttgcaaatgtatacaaagcatgcatctaatagttagttgaacctattctccttgaatcatagggggaaaaaaaagaactagaatgcaagatttgaagcaagagatcaagttttttgaaaaaaacctactTTTCCCTTCAAGtgttgagtatgtcttgtattccaaggattcgAGTGCAATGTGGATCCGACTCGACCCGACATATTTTGTGGCGTGacccgaaggaagaaaaagttgagatttagttcGTGACGTGGAAGGTTGGGCCGATAGGTTCGTGTTTGGtgtaaaatgtgaaaaaaggcatgtgtatcgattgatacgtaccgatacatatcaaGACATATCgatcgatacgtaccgatacatattgatatgtattgatacatttaaaaacccaaacaaacGGTAATATTAGTACGTATTGAGTGTATCGACCATATCGTGTCGTATCGAcacgtatcggtcgatacatatcgatacactaaatacaatatatatatatttttttttaaaaaagagacgtatcgaTCAATAATGTATCGATACCgactgataccgatacgtatcggctgATACGAAAAACGATACGGA is a window encoding:
- the LOC122665626 gene encoding uncharacterized protein LOC122665626 — translated: MEFIRQCWTTPVFGPPLYILSLKLKLLRSDLRSWNKSVFGNIHQNARNAEDGVSSEETEFDQNPNEVTREVLAEARNALKDILLQEEIFWKQKSRIRWLKERERNTKFFHAMVNVRRTKKKGVEKIKDGKGSWISGEVGVSTEAIRYFSEIFSLQSIQTDEDLLHMIPRLVTDVENSFPMISPSLEDVKKAVFELSRDSAPSSEGFSGYSPPIVGKLLAMMCGKQSRIILLVVSCLGVTRLFTWCSFLKKKP